A single genomic interval of Nostoc commune NIES-4072 harbors:
- a CDS encoding NAD(P)-dependent alcohol dehydrogenase, with translation MKAVVIRRYGGVEVLQYEDVEQPKIEPTQLLVKVRASSVNPIDWKIRQGMLSLITGSKFPKILGFDVAGEVVEVGSQVTRFKPGDAIYGSTSFPGGGYAEFAAIPENLAVLKPTNLSYEEAAAVPLAALTALQALRDQGNIQTGQNVLINGAAGGVGTFAVQIAKVLGAQVTGVSSTKNLDLVKSLGADRVIDYTQQDFTEDTAQYDIIFDAVGKRSLSQTKRILKPNGIYITTLPSPEVLLESVLTAFLPGQKAKFLFEKPNVKDLLFLKELIEADKIRVVIDRTYPLQELAAAHTYSETGRAVGKIAIAQPI, from the coding sequence ATGAAAGCAGTGGTTATCCGTCGGTATGGCGGCGTTGAAGTGTTGCAGTATGAAGATGTGGAACAGCCGAAAATTGAGCCAACGCAGTTACTTGTGAAAGTTCGTGCTAGTAGCGTTAATCCCATTGATTGGAAAATTCGCCAAGGGATGTTGAGTTTGATTACCGGCAGCAAATTCCCAAAGATTCTGGGGTTTGATGTGGCGGGAGAAGTTGTAGAGGTTGGCTCTCAAGTTACTCGCTTTAAACCAGGAGATGCTATTTATGGGAGTACTAGCTTCCCTGGAGGAGGTTACGCAGAGTTTGCAGCCATCCCAGAAAACTTGGCGGTGCTTAAACCAACGAATTTATCTTATGAAGAAGCTGCGGCTGTGCCTTTAGCAGCGCTGACAGCTCTGCAAGCGCTGCGAGATCAAGGAAATATTCAAACAGGACAAAATGTCTTAATTAATGGTGCTGCGGGCGGTGTAGGGACTTTTGCAGTGCAAATTGCTAAGGTTTTAGGCGCACAGGTGACAGGAGTTAGCAGTACCAAAAATTTAGATTTGGTGAAATCTTTGGGAGCAGACCGCGTGATTGATTATACGCAGCAAGATTTTACCGAAGATACAGCGCAGTATGACATTATCTTTGATGCAGTGGGTAAGCGATCGCTCTCACAAACCAAAAGAATCCTCAAACCCAACGGAATTTATATCACCACATTACCCAGCCCTGAAGTCTTGTTAGAGAGCGTCTTAACAGCGTTCCTTCCTGGTCAAAAAGCGAAATTTCTTTTTGAGAAACCTAACGTTAAAGACTTACTTTTTCTCAAAGAATTGATTGAAGCAGATAAAATTCGTGTGGTGATTGATCGCACATATCCCTTACAAGAATTAGCGGCGGCTCATACTTATAGCGAAACTGGGCGCGCAGTAGGGAAAATTGCGATCGCGCAGCCCATCTAG
- a CDS encoding PQQ-dependent sugar dehydrogenase, with translation MVAFALKPTQILRGILATSLLSLMSLEVLTTAALGNPPPASVETKVKVPSTMTDKTFFNTDRYLKVPPNFSVSVYARITKARFMAVAPNGDLLVSQPSTGKVLIVRPNGSKDPIISDFVTGLRRPHDIVFHKIDNTTYVYISETHQINRFIYNSGDRIAKNRQIVVTGLPDSSTSELRGAYGHELKNIALDANHKLYVSIASTCNACKEDTVSTPKRGAIYQYNANGTNQRLFAQGLRNAEGLAFLPGTNDLWVVVNNRDEIRYPFNDSTGNYGKVIPSYVDNHPPEEFTKVRDGGNYGWPFCNPNPDTSTGLNNMPFDRDYQFNRDGSVNCNAMDRINKGIQAHSAPLGLTFLQNTRFPSLYSNGVVTGLHGSWNRQKKTGYRIAYFPWNSTTKTPGEEIDLVSGWLVPRTEEVWGRPVDMVVDLQGNLLISDDSSGTIYKLSYTPPGEVKVYRDPNLTGVSQSFPKNPGVYKANKGDLKVVGNDTISSLSVPAGTVVRVCQNETGGRCREFSAGDYKSLGSDFDNIISFIQVK, from the coding sequence ATGGTTGCATTTGCTTTAAAACCAACACAGATACTTAGAGGCATATTAGCCACATCGCTACTGAGTCTAATGTCCTTAGAGGTTCTTACCACCGCCGCGTTGGGCAATCCGCCCCCTGCGTCTGTTGAAACTAAGGTGAAAGTGCCTAGTACAATGACCGATAAGACCTTTTTTAATACTGACCGTTACTTGAAAGTGCCGCCCAATTTCTCTGTCTCTGTTTATGCTCGCATTACCAAAGCTCGCTTTATGGCAGTTGCTCCCAATGGGGATCTTCTAGTATCACAGCCGAGTACGGGTAAAGTGTTAATTGTCCGGCCAAATGGCAGCAAAGACCCAATTATTTCTGACTTCGTGACGGGTCTACGCAGACCACACGACATTGTGTTTCATAAGATTGACAATACCACATACGTTTATATCTCTGAGACTCATCAAATTAACCGCTTCATCTACAACTCTGGAGATAGAATCGCCAAAAATCGCCAAATCGTTGTAACTGGCTTACCAGACAGCAGCACCTCAGAACTCAGAGGTGCTTATGGTCACGAATTAAAAAATATCGCGCTTGATGCCAATCACAAACTGTACGTGTCGATCGCCTCTACATGTAATGCTTGCAAGGAAGATACTGTTAGTACCCCAAAACGTGGTGCGATTTACCAGTATAACGCTAATGGAACCAATCAACGGCTTTTTGCCCAAGGTTTACGTAATGCCGAAGGATTAGCATTTTTACCTGGCACAAATGATCTTTGGGTAGTTGTTAATAATCGAGATGAGATCCGCTATCCCTTCAACGATAGTACCGGCAATTACGGTAAAGTTATCCCCTCTTACGTAGACAACCACCCGCCAGAGGAGTTTACGAAAGTCCGAGATGGCGGTAACTACGGTTGGCCATTCTGCAACCCCAATCCTGACACGTCAACTGGCCTCAACAATATGCCCTTTGACCGCGATTATCAGTTCAATCGTGATGGAAGCGTTAATTGCAATGCAATGGACAGGATTAACAAGGGTATTCAAGCCCATTCTGCTCCCTTGGGACTAACATTCTTACAAAATACCAGGTTTCCCAGCCTGTACTCAAATGGGGTCGTGACGGGGCTACATGGTTCATGGAATCGGCAGAAGAAAACGGGCTACAGAATAGCTTATTTTCCCTGGAACAGTACGACAAAGACTCCAGGAGAAGAGATAGATCTAGTTAGCGGTTGGCTAGTTCCAAGAACGGAAGAAGTCTGGGGGCGACCGGTGGATATGGTAGTCGATCTGCAAGGTAATTTGTTAATTTCGGATGACTCCAGTGGTACTATCTACAAGCTCTCTTACACGCCGCCAGGAGAAGTTAAGGTCTACAGAGATCCTAATTTGACTGGAGTTTCTCAGTCTTTTCCTAAAAACCCAGGAGTATACAAAGCGAACAAAGGTGACTTAAAGGTTGTAGGCAATGACACTATTAGCTCGTTAAGTGTACCAGCAGGTACAGTGGTACGTGTCTGCCAAAATGAAACTGGTGGTCGATGCCGTGAGTTTAGTGCTGGTGATTATAAATCTCTTGGATCTGACTTCGATAACATAATATCGTTTATACAAGTCAAGTAG
- a CDS encoding Uma2 family endonuclease encodes MSSPVLENPTTAETSYVLLYNVSWEQLEQLDVTLAGTSARLTYLDNILEIMSPLSDDHEDSKKTLAMLLEVYMRTKKIRFYGRGSATIGKKSDKTRREPDESYNLGAKKPIPDLILEITVTSGGINKLQIYQRLRVPEVWFWEDGLLSVYCLQADNYIKVTRSTLLPDLDLDLLAKYARMADQYDAVTEYSQIITKAT; translated from the coding sequence ATGTCTTCCCCTGTCCTGGAAAACCCTACGACTGCTGAGACTTCCTATGTTCTTCTGTACAATGTCAGTTGGGAACAATTAGAACAGCTTGATGTCACCCTTGCAGGGACAAGCGCACGACTAACTTATTTAGATAATATTCTCGAAATTATGTCCCCACTTTCTGACGACCACGAGGACAGTAAAAAAACTCTGGCGATGTTGCTGGAAGTCTATATGCGGACGAAAAAGATCCGGTTTTATGGGCGAGGAAGTGCAACCATCGGTAAAAAGTCAGACAAAACGCGACGGGAACCGGATGAGTCTTATAATTTAGGAGCAAAAAAACCTATTCCCGATTTAATTTTGGAAATAACTGTCACCAGTGGCGGAATTAATAAGCTACAAATTTATCAGAGATTGCGAGTACCTGAAGTCTGGTTTTGGGAAGATGGCTTATTATCAGTTTATTGTTTACAAGCTGATAACTATATAAAAGTTACTAGAAGTACTTTATTGCCTGATTTAGATTTAGATTTATTAGCAAAATATGCGCGAATGGCTGACCAATATGATGCTGTGACTGAATATAGTCAGATAATAACTAAAGCAACCTGA
- a CDS encoding DUF6888 family protein has protein sequence MLFRFSDTTGNVFILAGDELQILVFRDGTWRFVNET, from the coding sequence ATGCTATTCCGTTTTAGTGACACAACTGGTAATGTATTTATTTTGGCAGGTGATGAACTGCAAATCCTTGTATTTCGTGATGGAACTTGGAGATTTGTAAATGAAACCTAA
- a CDS encoding NAD(P)/FAD-dependent oxidoreductase, with product MAVSLEKNAPHQVVIVGGGFGGLYAAKALNAANVNVTLIDKRNFHLFQPLLYQVATGTLSPSDISAPLRSVFKKSKNTKVLLGEVNEIDPKAQQVILGDEVVPYDTLIIATGANHSYFGKDHWEKVAPGLKTVEDAIEMRRRIFGAFEAAEKETDPEKRRAFLNFVIVGGGPTGVELAGAIAELAYKTLKEDFRSIDTSETKILLLQGGPRILPHMVPELSASAAVSLQKLGVELHTHTRVTNIEGDIVTFKQDNEFTEIASKTILWAAGVQGSPMGKVLKESTGVECDYSGRVIVEPDLSIEGYANIFVIGDLANFSHQDSKVLPGVAPVAKQQGEYVGKLIQRRLQGKTLPQFHYNDVGSLAMIGQNLAVVDLSLIKLTGFIAWAFWLLVHIYFLIEFDTKLLVVFQWAWNYITRNRRSRLITGREAFVEPKAVNTRVQQPSGTPL from the coding sequence ATGGCAGTCTCACTAGAAAAGAATGCACCACATCAGGTTGTTATCGTTGGTGGTGGTTTTGGTGGATTGTATGCAGCAAAGGCTTTGAATGCAGCGAATGTAAATGTTACTCTCATTGATAAACGTAACTTTCACCTATTTCAGCCGCTTTTATATCAAGTTGCCACAGGGACGCTATCACCTTCTGATATTTCCGCACCATTGCGATCTGTATTTAAGAAAAGCAAGAATACAAAGGTGTTGTTGGGAGAAGTAAATGAAATTGATCCAAAAGCCCAACAAGTTATTCTAGGTGATGAAGTAGTACCTTATGATACATTAATTATTGCTACAGGTGCTAACCATTCCTACTTCGGTAAAGATCACTGGGAAAAAGTTGCTCCTGGCTTGAAAACTGTGGAAGATGCCATAGAAATGCGTCGCCGGATATTTGGCGCATTTGAAGCAGCAGAAAAAGAAACTGATCCTGAAAAACGCCGTGCTTTCTTGAATTTTGTGATTGTGGGTGGTGGCCCGACTGGTGTAGAATTAGCAGGTGCGATCGCAGAGTTGGCATACAAAACTCTCAAAGAAGATTTCCGCAGCATCGACACTTCAGAAACGAAAATTTTACTATTACAAGGGGGCCCTCGCATCCTCCCACACATGGTGCCAGAATTATCGGCATCAGCAGCAGTATCTTTGCAAAAGTTGGGTGTAGAACTCCACACTCACACCAGGGTGACAAATATCGAAGGTGATATTGTTACTTTCAAGCAAGACAATGAATTTACAGAAATTGCCTCAAAAACTATATTGTGGGCAGCAGGTGTCCAAGGTTCTCCAATGGGGAAAGTCTTAAAAGAAAGTACAGGTGTAGAGTGCGATTACTCTGGGCGTGTAATTGTAGAACCTGACTTGTCTATCGAGGGTTATGCCAACATTTTCGTAATTGGAGATTTAGCTAACTTCTCCCACCAAGATAGTAAAGTCTTACCTGGTGTTGCACCCGTAGCTAAACAACAAGGAGAGTATGTAGGTAAACTAATTCAACGACGGCTTCAAGGTAAGACTTTGCCACAATTTCATTACAATGATGTGGGTAGTTTGGCGATGATTGGGCAAAATTTAGCTGTTGTAGATTTAAGCTTAATCAAACTCACAGGTTTCATTGCTTGGGCATTTTGGCTATTAGTTCACATCTACTTCTTAATCGAGTTTGACACTAAATTACTAGTAGTATTTCAGTGGGCGTGGAATTATATCACTCGTAATCGTCGCTCTAGATTGATTACAGGCCGGGAAGCTTTTGTAGAACCAAAAGCTGTTAACACTAGAGTGCAACAGCCTTCTGGGACACCTCTGTAA
- the cysE gene encoding serine O-acetyltransferase: MQQSLDSISDCQTTKTQDSAHTSMLKNFLSGVFLEPLLSDFRIIFERDPAARNWLEVVFCYPGLHALCLHRLAHWLHCRGVGFIPRLISHLGRFLTGIEIHPGAEIGQGVFIDHGMGVVIGETAIVGDYTLIYQGVTLGGTGKETGKRHPTVGKNAVIGAGAKVLGNLQIGDRVRIGAGSVVLQNVPSDRTVVGIPGRIISRNENASLSPLEHGKLPDVEATVIRSLLSRIEELEKQLQTLGVKSH; encoded by the coding sequence ATGCAACAGTCTTTAGACAGTATTAGCGATTGCCAGACTACCAAAACGCAGGACTCTGCCCATACATCCATGCTGAAAAATTTTCTCTCTGGCGTTTTTCTTGAGCCATTATTGAGTGATTTTCGCATTATTTTTGAGCGCGATCCAGCAGCACGTAATTGGCTAGAAGTGGTGTTTTGCTACCCTGGATTGCACGCACTCTGTTTGCATCGTCTTGCTCACTGGTTACATTGTCGAGGTGTGGGTTTTATCCCCCGCTTAATTTCTCATTTGGGGCGATTTTTAACAGGAATTGAAATTCACCCAGGTGCAGAGATTGGTCAGGGCGTGTTTATCGACCACGGAATGGGTGTTGTCATTGGCGAAACTGCCATCGTGGGCGACTATACACTGATTTATCAGGGCGTCACCCTTGGCGGAACTGGTAAAGAAACTGGTAAGCGTCATCCCACAGTGGGTAAAAATGCAGTCATCGGTGCGGGTGCGAAAGTTTTGGGTAATCTGCAAATAGGCGATCGCGTCCGTATTGGCGCAGGTTCGGTTGTCTTGCAAAATGTCCCTAGCGATCGCACAGTCGTGGGAATTCCCGGTCGAATTATTTCTCGGAACGAAAACGCCAGCCTTTCTCCTTTAGAACATGGAAAGCTACCCGATGTGGAAGCAACCGTGATTCGTTCTTTGCTCTCGCGCATTGAAGAACTCGAAAAACAACTGCAAACTTTAGGCGTTAAGAGTCATTAG
- a CDS encoding Asr1405/Asl0597 family protein, translating to MTNHTLGDQVLQIPLSDRWRIYHRLQELKIKSSCPPDGSLRVQVNNLLEAILIRSTVMQFLASRHELLEWLERCWHYSDES from the coding sequence ATGACAAATCACACTTTAGGCGATCAAGTTTTGCAGATTCCTTTGAGCGATCGCTGGCGAATCTACCACCGTTTGCAAGAGTTAAAAATTAAGAGTTCCTGTCCCCCCGATGGTTCTCTACGAGTGCAAGTGAACAATTTGCTCGAAGCGATTTTAATTCGCAGTACAGTTATGCAATTTCTTGCTTCTCGTCACGAATTATTAGAGTGGCTAGAGCGTTGCTGGCATTACAGTGATGAGTCCTGA
- a CDS encoding DUF2949 domain-containing protein: MATRNRDIKLLNFLHNELELSNADIAVALRHRELENGPLPMLLWQYGLVDLEQLGKIFDWLAEQS, encoded by the coding sequence ATGGCGACTCGTAACAGAGATATAAAACTTCTGAATTTTTTGCACAACGAACTTGAACTTTCAAATGCTGATATTGCTGTAGCTCTGCGACACCGTGAATTAGAAAATGGGCCACTACCGATGCTCCTCTGGCAGTATGGTTTAGTTGACTTGGAGCAACTAGGAAAGATTTTTGACTGGCTAGCAGAACAAAGTTAG